Genomic segment of Bacteroides stercoris ATCC 43183:
GTTTAAAACTTTCCAACTCCTGTTCGGTAGTTCCTAATTCCTGATTGATAATGGCGATACGTTCATCGATAAAGCGGGCGGTATTTTGAGCCACTTCATTCTTGTCGTCATTGGCATCGCGGTTGTATATCTCTACCAGTTTATTGATAAAGTCTTCGCCGCGTTTTTTATTCGTATTGCTTATTGATATGGTAGCCACAGAGGTGGTCTTGCTGGTAGGTTCAATGGCAAGTGCCTTGCGGTAGTTTTTTGCCACGGCAAGCGGATGTTGGATTGTGATTTCGAGCTTTCCGTTCTCTGTAATGGGAACTTGTGAATTGGGCATAAAAGTTATAGTGCCTTTTTCACCGGACAATACTGCCGGCAATTCGGTAAAACTTTTATTGAAAGTCTTTTCCTCGTCGCTTCCCTTGCCGGTAGTTACATTAACTTCTATCTGTCCGTTTTTCTGATAGCCGACAGTGAGCAACATGGGTGCATCGAGCAGTTCTGCATCTTTGGGAGAATAGTGGACAAGTATAGGCGATGAGCCGTAAAGGTCTACGGTTTTGAAACCTTTGGAAGCCGTGTAGTCGATATAGAGTCCCAATTCATTAACCACATCCTTTATCAAGGACTTGCTTTGTAAAATTTCTATTTCGTTGTCGATGTTTTTTGACGGGTTGAGGAGTCCAAGGTCTTCGAGTCCTGAAAATTCGCTTCCTAACATGCCGCCTTTCTTCTCATCCTTGATAAGGATAGATGCATTGATATTGTAAGCAGGGGTGCTTTGTTTCAGGTAAATCCATGCACATGCCATACAGATAATGACGGATGCAACAAACCAGGGCCAGCGGATGATGTACTTGAAAAGGCTGGCTTTGAAATCTATCTGTTCCTCTTTGTCTTCGAATATGTCGTCGTAAAGTTCTTCTTTCATAAAATCTTGAATAAACTATAATGATGATGCTTTCCGGTTGTGGTTATTTGATGATTGTAGTAATTAAACTTGCCAATGAAACGAGCGTTCCTACTACGCTGATCCATATAGTGGTGCTATTACTGATACCGGAGTTCTTGGAAATCGTTTTATTGGGAGTGACATAAAGTATGTCATTCTGCTGCAAATAGTAATAGGGCGAATTGATGATATCACTGTCATTCAGGTTTAAGGTAATGATTTCGCGCTTTCCCTGATTGTCTTCCCGAATCAATTTTACTTTGTCGCGGATACCATATACGGTCATATCTCCTGCCATGGCAAGTGCCTCGAAAATGTTTACCTTTTCATTGGAGATGGTAAATGTGCCGGGATGGGCAACTTCACCGATAACGGAGATTTTATAGTTGACCATGCGTACGGTAACAATGGGTATTTCACGGAATTGAGGTTGGAGTTTGTCTTTTATCAATTCTTCCGCTTCGCTTTTTGTCAGACCGCCTATGTGGATATTACCGATGATAGGGAAGTCTATGTCACCTTTATTGTCTACCAAATACTGTTGCAGTACAGGCTGGTTTGTCAGGTAGTTGTTCTCTTTGCTTAATGGACTCGTCACCGTTAAATTGAACGGTATCGCCAATTCCGGTTCTTCGGGGCAACTCACTACGATAGTAAGTAGGTCTTTCGGCATGATGCGTGCATCATATAACGGCATATCAGCTGTGCCGGTATCTCCGGCAGCAACTTCTTGCAGTGCATCCTGAAGATAAGGAACTTTTTTATAGCTTTGACACCCTGCCAGCAATAGCGGCAACAACAATAAAATAATCAGACTTTTTCTTTTTCTCATGTGTTTTGATTTTTAACTCTCAGCTTTCAACTCGTTTTAGTAGGCTTCTTTTTCTCCTTTTACCGCATTCTTCACGGTTTTGTAGATAATGTACAGGTCGAGCATGAATGTCCAGTGTTCCAGATACCAGATGTCACGCTCCACGCGTCCTTCCATTTGCCAGAGTTCCTTGGTCTCTCCGCGGAAGCCGGTGACTTGCGCCCAACCGGTGATGCCGGGTTTGACAAGGTGGCGTACCATATACTTATCAATCAGCTTGGAGTATTCTTCGGTATGTTTCAGCATGTGCGGGCGGGGACCTACTACGGACATGTCGCCTAACAGAACGTTGATGAACTGTGGCAGTTCGTCAATGCTTGTTTTGCGCATGAAATTGCCCAAACGGGTTTTGCGCGGGTCGTTTAAAGTAGCCTGCACCTTATCGCTGTCCTTGTTGACACGCATGGAACGGAACTTATAGCACCAGAACTCCTTGTTCTCTTCGCCGCTACGCTTCTGCTTGAAGAAGATAGGTCCGGGCGAGGTTATCTTGATAGCCAGTCCTATTATGATGAAGATGATAGGAAAGATTGTGCATAGGAACAATAGTGAGAACACGATGTCGAACAGGCGTTTTGCCAACCGGTTTTCGGGTTGCGCCAACGGTTCCTGACGAATGTCCAGCACAGGTACGCTTCCTATCAGTTCAAGGTGCATGCGCCGTTTCAGGTAGTTGCGTACGTTGGGCACGCTGTAAAAATGAATCAGGTTGTTTTCGCAGTAGCTGATGATGGGCAGAATCTCTTTGCTATGCGAGGAAGTAAGACCGCAGTACAACTGTTCGGCCTTACTTTTCTTAAGATAAGGGATTACTTCTTGGGGAGTGCCCAGATAGCGGCATTCCTTCGGATAATTGTCGGAAGGATGCTCGGCAAAATAGCCCACTACCTTGAAGCCGGAAGTAGGGTCGGCGGTCATCTCTTCGTAGAGTTCGACCATATTGAATCCATCGCCCACAAGTGCAACAGTACGACGGTTGCCTCCCTTGCGGCGGTATATCTTGACGAAATGCCTGAATATGAGTCTGTATAATACAAGCAGTGCAAGGAATGCCGTATAGAATATAACGAGGAAGCGTGTAGACAAGCTGCCGAAATGCACCAGCGTGATAAGGCTGATGAATACTACCGCATGGCAGAATGTATTGCGTACGGCACGCATTACGATGTGGTCTGCACGTACGATGCGGCGATGAAGCACGACTCCTTTGGAATAGTTACATAAGAGATAGACCAAATTCAACAATACCAACAATTGCGGCAGTGAATCGGAGAGAAGGATACGCTGGGTATCTGTGTCCAATACATAGTACAAGGTTACAAAGAGTGCATTGAGAATGCATAAATCACCGGCAATGATGATACTCTTGATAATTTTGTTGAAACGCAAAATTTGTTTCATGATCTTCGTAATGTCTTATCAATCATTGAATTTTTGTAAATAAAATAATTGATTTTCCTGTCTTATTTGTTATGATTAATTATGGGTTCTCTTACTTACAAGGTAAGAGATAGCCTATTCCCTTACTTACAAGGTAAGAGAACCATTATTTCGTTTGCAAAGGTATGAAAAATATTATCATTACAAGCAAAAAAATATTTATTTTTAAATCTCGAATACCCATCATAACTACTCATAAAAAGGCATAAAACATATTTTAAAAGTATTAAATATTTACATGTCTCATTGTGTACATTGCTTTTGTTTAACAAAGTTTCAAAAATGTCATTTCGCTTCCATGCCTTTATAGAAGCCTAAGGGATACAATGGGAAAAGTGCTTTTTATGTTATTATAAAAAGCTTTTTTACAGTATTTTATTCATTCTCTTACCTTGTAAGTAAGAGAATGAACTATCTATGAAACAATTTTATATAGCAAGTAATATTAATTTACATGCTATTTTTATTCTATTCCCTTTTTTTTCTCTTTTTCTTTTTGGAGTGAATGGTGGAAATTACCTTCCGGTTGGCTTTGCTCATTGCATTATTGTTAAAAGAAGAGAGGTATACGTGTGTCACCTTTTCGGAACTATGTCCCAGCCCTTCGCTTATCATGGCAATGGCTACTCCTTCTTCTTTGGCGGTGGTGGCCCAACTGTGGCGTGCCACGTAGGAGGTGAGCGGCACACTCAGGCGCAGCATCTTGGATAGCCGGTGCAGGTGCTGGTTGTAAAGACGCAGAGCGCTTTTGTACTGCCGGTAGCCTTCCGGACCGACCGCTGAGAGTATGGGCAGAAGGTAAGGAGAGGGGGAGTGCTTGTCGGTGTAGCGTCGCAGAATCTCGGCGGCGTACGGTTCGAGGTAGACCGATAGCTGCTGGCGGGTCTTGCGGCGGTAGTAGTAAATGGTATTGTGTTTCATGTCCGTTTTGCGGAGATGAACCAGGTCGACAAACGGAATGCCTCTCAGGTAGAAGCTGAGCAGGAATAAATCGCGGCTGAAGCGCAGGTGGGGGGAGTGTTCCAGATTCAGTTGCGAGAGACGCCGTATAAGGGCGGGGGAGATGGCACGTTTGGCGGTAGGCTCGTAGCCTGTGAATACGAAGCGGAACAGCTCGTCGGCAGGTATCGTATCGGGAATGCCTTGCTGGTATGCCTGGTTGAATATGGAACGCAGCATGCGCATATAGGCGGAGATGGTATTGTGGCGCCGGCCTTTCTGCAACAGGCTTTCTTCGTATCGTTTTATCATTCCCGCCGTCACTTCCTTGAAGGTAAGGGGGATGTCGCCGGTAAAATTCCGGAAACTGTTGATGGCGCCGGAATACAGGTTGGCTGTGCCGTAGCGGCCGGCGCTTCTGGCTTCTTCGATTGCGCTTTGCGCAAAAGTGTATATGGTAGTCATAATCTGAATTTTAAGTTGGATAACGAGCTTGATAAACAAGCTATCTCAAAAAAAGATTTGAGATAAGACGGGTTTAAGAGTCCGTTTAAATTTTGTTCAGCTTCTTTGGGAAGTTCTTTTTGAAGAAAATTCAAAGGGACTCCGTATATAGAAAGGGTAAATATTCTATATGGATTCAGATTATGACCGGTCCGGGCATTCCCGTAAAAATCAGAGTATGCCCGAACGTACCCGGCTTAAGGTCTCTGGAGTCATCAGCAGGTAGGAGGCTATGTGCGACAGAGGGGCGCGCTTGATGACTTCCGGCTGTTGTTCCATCAGCTGGCTGTAGCGTTCGCGTGCTGTCTCGAACCGCCAGGAATCAGCTTTGATTTGTGAAACAATAAGGGAATATTCGAGTATCTTGCGATAGAACATATTGATTTCCCACGATATTTCGGTAAGAAGCATCAGCTTGTCATAGGGCAGCAGGTAGACCACGCTGTCTTCGAGCGCTTCAATCATGAGGTGGGTGGGCTCTTTCTTCAGCGTGCTTTCAATGCAGATGACGATACATCCTTCGTAGGAGAAATGCTCGGTGACGTCTTTTCCGTTTTTGTAATAGAACTGGCGCAACATGCCTTTGCCAACGAGTACGATATTATGGCTTACCTGTCTCTCTTTCAGTAAAAGTTCGCCTTTTTCCACTTCTCTGCGGATCAGGATTTCTTCCAACTGCCGTCTGCCTTCGGGCGCCATGCCGGGATAGCGGGAGTTGACGGTGGCATTCACTGTTTCTTTGAGTAATGTGTCCATAATGGTTATGCAGGTTTGGGTGTCATTTAGCGTGGCAAAGGTAGCAAAAAATATTTGATATGCGTCAAGTTGTTCTCCCTTTCCTTTCCGTATCTTTGCACGATTTTTATCATAGCGCTTCTACAACAATGATACAGCAGGAGAATCTGAAGAAACGGCTTGCCAGGCTGGCGGCCCCCATTTTCATAGAGACATTATTAATCATGATGCTTGGCGCGGTGGATACCGTTATGCTGAGCCGCCATTCGGACAACAGTGTGGCTGCCGTAGGGGTGGTCAATCAGATTATCATGCTGACTTTCCTGGTGTTTGAGGTGATTAATCTCGGTACTTCCGTGTTGTGTTCGCAGTATCTCGGCGCACGGCTGCATAAACAGGTGGTGCAGGTGGTGGGAGTATCTCTCCTGGTGAACTTCGCGGTGGGTGTAGGCATCAGCATGCTGCTGTTTGGGTGTGCGGAGCCTATCCTGCGGCTGATGGGGCTGGGGCCCGAACTGATGCAGGACGGCATGGACTATATGCGTATTGTAGGGGCGTTCGCCTTTTTCCAGGCATTGTCGCTTACTCTTTCCGCTTCGTTGCGCAGCGCCAACAAGGCGGTGTATCCGATGCTGGTGACGGTGGTGGTGAATGTGCTGAATATAATAGGTAACTATTCCTTGATTTTCGGACGTTTCGGCTTTCCGGAATTGGGAGTGGAGGGGGCGGCCATCTCTACGGCTTTCAGTAGAGGGGTGTCCATGGTGATCCTGTTTGTAATCTTGTTCCGCAAGCATATCCACCGTTTCCCGCCGGCCTACTTCCGTCCGTTCCCTTGGGTGGAGTTGAAGAACCTGATGAAGGTGGGGCTGCCTTCTGCCGGCGAGCAGCTTTCTTACAGTTCGTCGCAGGTGGTGATTACTTATTTCATTAACATGCTGGGAGTGGAAGCGCTTGCCACGCGTACTTATTGTGTCAATATCATCATGTTTGCTTATCTGTTTAGCATCTCCATGGCACAGGGCGGGGCGATATGCATCGGGCATCTGATAGGGGAGAAGAAACCGCGGGCGGCTTTCCTGATGGGGAAATATGTAATGAAGAAGTCGGTGATGATAACCGTGATTCTGTCTTGTATTCTTGCTCTTTTCGGACATGTTATTTTCGGTTGGCTGACGTCCAATGCCGAGATTATAAAGATGGGGGTTACCATTCTGGTTATTGATATTGTGCTGGAGATAGGGCGTCCTGTCAATATCTTCGCGACGAATGCGCTGCGTGCGGCGGGCGATGTGAATTATCCGTTCTATGTAGGGTTGGTGGTGATGTGGAGTGTAGCCGTAGGGCTTGGCTATCTGTTCGGCATTCCGTTGGGTTGGGGCATTTGCGGCATGTGGGTAGCGTTTTTGCTGGATGAAAATATCCGCGGGGCTATTTTTGTGCGCCGTTGGTACAGCATGAAATGGGCAAGCAAGAGTTTTATAAGATAATGCTTAGGGAGGAAAGGCCGGTTTTCTTTATGGGAAGTAAACGGGTGTGTGCAGGTAAAGATAGGGAAACTGAACGGGGATACTCTAAAAGGTGCCTGAGAAAATACTTTTTGCCGAAAAATTAAACAGCGTATTGTGTTTTGAGTGTTAGCGTGTTATCTCTTTTCCTGCAAAAATACTGAAAAAAATATGCGGGAAAGATTTGCATAGTCCAAAAGTTTGCCATACATTTGCACCGCATTTGAGAACAAATGTTGGTTACTAAGGAAGTTTGGGTGAGTGGCTGAAACCACCAGTTTGCTAAACTGACGTACGGGTAACCGTACCGGGGGTTCGAATCCCCCAGCTTCCGCAAGGAACTGAAAGCATCGGTCTGAAAGAACCGATGCTTTTCTAAAAAAAACTTGGTGGATTCGTCTAACGGTTAGGACACATGCCTCTCACGCATGCAATACGAGTTCGATTCTCGTATCCACTACATAAAG
This window contains:
- a CDS encoding MATE family efflux transporter, which produces MIQQENLKKRLARLAAPIFIETLLIMMLGAVDTVMLSRHSDNSVAAVGVVNQIIMLTFLVFEVINLGTSVLCSQYLGARLHKQVVQVVGVSLLVNFAVGVGISMLLFGCAEPILRLMGLGPELMQDGMDYMRIVGAFAFFQALSLTLSASLRSANKAVYPMLVTVVVNVLNIIGNYSLIFGRFGFPELGVEGAAISTAFSRGVSMVILFVILFRKHIHRFPPAYFRPFPWVELKNLMKVGLPSAGEQLSYSSSQVVITYFINMLGVEALATRTYCVNIIMFAYLFSISMAQGGAICIGHLIGEKKPRAAFLMGKYVMKKSVMITVILSCILALFGHVIFGWLTSNAEIIKMGVTILVIDIVLEIGRPVNIFATNALRAAGDVNYPFYVGLVVMWSVAVGLGYLFGIPLGWGICGMWVAFLLDENIRGAIFVRRWYSMKWASKSFIR
- a CDS encoding undecaprenyl-phosphate glucose phosphotransferase; the encoded protein is MKQILRFNKIIKSIIIAGDLCILNALFVTLYYVLDTDTQRILLSDSLPQLLVLLNLVYLLCNYSKGVVLHRRIVRADHIVMRAVRNTFCHAVVFISLITLVHFGSLSTRFLVIFYTAFLALLVLYRLIFRHFVKIYRRKGGNRRTVALVGDGFNMVELYEEMTADPTSGFKVVGYFAEHPSDNYPKECRYLGTPQEVIPYLKKSKAEQLYCGLTSSHSKEILPIISYCENNLIHFYSVPNVRNYLKRRMHLELIGSVPVLDIRQEPLAQPENRLAKRLFDIVFSLLFLCTIFPIIFIIIGLAIKITSPGPIFFKQKRSGEENKEFWCYKFRSMRVNKDSDKVQATLNDPRKTRLGNFMRKTSIDELPQFINVLLGDMSVVGPRPHMLKHTEEYSKLIDKYMVRHLVKPGITGWAQVTGFRGETKELWQMEGRVERDIWYLEHWTFMLDLYIIYKTVKNAVKGEKEAY
- a CDS encoding polysaccharide biosynthesis/export family protein: MRKRKSLIILLLLPLLLAGCQSYKKVPYLQDALQEVAAGDTGTADMPLYDARIMPKDLLTIVVSCPEEPELAIPFNLTVTSPLSKENNYLTNQPVLQQYLVDNKGDIDFPIIGNIHIGGLTKSEAEELIKDKLQPQFREIPIVTVRMVNYKISVIGEVAHPGTFTISNEKVNIFEALAMAGDMTVYGIRDKVKLIREDNQGKREIITLNLNDSDIINSPYYYLQQNDILYVTPNKTISKNSGISNSTTIWISVVGTLVSLASLITTIIK
- a CDS encoding tyrosine-type recombinase/integrase, which encodes MTTIYTFAQSAIEEARSAGRYGTANLYSGAINSFRNFTGDIPLTFKEVTAGMIKRYEESLLQKGRRHNTISAYMRMLRSIFNQAYQQGIPDTIPADELFRFVFTGYEPTAKRAISPALIRRLSQLNLEHSPHLRFSRDLFLLSFYLRGIPFVDLVHLRKTDMKHNTIYYYRRKTRQQLSVYLEPYAAEILRRYTDKHSPSPYLLPILSAVGPEGYRQYKSALRLYNQHLHRLSKMLRLSVPLTSYVARHSWATTAKEEGVAIAMISEGLGHSSEKVTHVYLSSFNNNAMSKANRKVISTIHSKKKKRKKRE
- a CDS encoding Crp/Fnr family transcriptional regulator — translated: MDTLLKETVNATVNSRYPGMAPEGRRQLEEILIRREVEKGELLLKERQVSHNIVLVGKGMLRQFYYKNGKDVTEHFSYEGCIVICIESTLKKEPTHLMIEALEDSVVYLLPYDKLMLLTEISWEINMFYRKILEYSLIVSQIKADSWRFETARERYSQLMEQQPEVIKRAPLSHIASYLLMTPETLSRVRSGIL